In the bacterium genome, CCAACCGGACGCGGCAGCCGATGGGCAATGTGTACTTGATCTCATTGTGGCCGTAGGGGAAATTGGCCAGGATCGGGATGGCGAGGTCATGAGTGTATTCGTGGATCACCTCATCCAAAGAAAGGTCCGGCGAGGTCTTTTCCTCATCCACGGTTTCGAGAAATTGTCCGAACACCAATCCATTGATCTGTTTCAGAATGCCGGCATACTTGAACTGCACCAGATACCGGTCGATGTTGTAGACCTCTTCGCCGATGTCCTCCAGCACCAGAATCGCGCCGCGAAAATCGGGTTGATAGTCCGTGCCCAGCAACGGAGCGATGAGTGAAAGGCACCCGCCCAGCAGGCGGCCTTCGGCCGTCCCGGGATGGATGCGTTGCGGCTTGAACTCTGCAACGCGCGCTTTCATGGCCATTCGCCGCGTGGAGGTCAGCAGCGGCCAGAAATGTTTTTCAGTAAGCGGATGAATGCCCTTGCCCATTTCCACCGCCACCATGGGGCCGGAATAGCTGATCAAGCCGGTTTTGGCATACAGCGCCAACTGCAGACAGGTGATATCGCTGTAGCCCACAAGGATCTTGGGATGTTTTTTAATCGCCGCATAGTCGATTTTATCGAGCAGGCGCGGAGTGCCATAGCCGCCGCGGGAACAGAATAGAGCGCGCACATCCGGATGAGCGAACAGAGTGTTTAAATCTTCGGCGCGTTCTGCATCCGTGCCCGCGAGGTAACCGTACTCCTCGAACACATGCGGCCCCTCGATAATGCGATAGCCGCGATCGAGGAGATATTGCACGCCTTTGTCGTACTGCTCTTTCTTTTCTCCAAAAGGCGGGCTGGCCGGCGAGAGAATGCCGATCAGGTCGCCTCGATTCAGCTTTTCAGGCTTGCGAATGGTCATGCGATGTCGCTTTCTTTTTTCAGAATGGATGAACCGCTCGTCGGGCGACGATGGGCCAGAGGGATCAGCGGTCGATCAGTCGCTGAAACTCGTACACCGAGTAGGGCGTCTCCAGATGAAAGTCGCCGAATCCGGTGGCGTCGAGAAAGGCGAATTCGGTGTTGTAACGATAATAGTACCAGATCTCGTACGGTTTGGAGTAGCGGGGATAGGCGTTGCGCTCCACATCGTCCGGCGGCCCGAGAATAATATACACCATGCCTCGGTCGGTCCGCCACCCCTGGAATTGCATGGCGGAAAAATTCTGATTGGCGTATTCGATGCGCGTATAGTACGATTCCATGGCTTCGTTTAACTCGGTGCCGGGTGTCTGATCGCGGCGCAGCCAGAATTTTTTATACTCCTCCAACCGTTGTCCATCCTTGGCCTTTTTCAGTCGCTTCCATTCTTCCTTGGTGGCGATGTATCGGGTCTGGTCGATCGCCTCATCCAGATCGCGGGCGTTGACTGGAAGGATGCTCCAGCGGACATAGAAGGTCTTGTTGACTTTGGCCTCCTCTTTTCCGGCGCGGGCTTTGACGATCAGATGATAGATGCCGTGGCTGAGACTGTCGGCCTGTATGGGAAAGTAGATGATCCGTTTTTCGCCGGAGATGTTTTCCAGCAACCGGGCTTTGATGGTTTTTTTCTTATGCTCCCGGCGCAGCTCATAGTCTACAGACACGTTCGAGAGATTCTCGGGATTGTAGATTTCAAAATAGGCGTAGGAGGGCGAACTGAGCCCTTTGAGCGGGTCCGAGACCTGCGGACGAATGCTCTGAACGTATCCCGATGAATCGAGGCCCACCTCAGAAACCCAGATGATATCGCTGATCGCCAGTTCATTTTTTGAAAAATCCTGCAGAGTGATATTGCGTTTGATGCGGCTGCTCTGGCCCGATTCCGGATCCTGTAGAGTCACTTCGATTTTATAGGAACCGGGTTCCAGATCAAAGGTCCGGTTGGTCTGGTTGTACGACGTTCTCTTGTTGGTCTGATCGAATTCGGCAACCGACACTTTTTCCTGGAATGTTTTGCCGTCGACCTGTTCGCCGTCTTTATCATAGATGATGATCGAGATCTCATACTCTGCTTCATAGACGTCTGACATTTTGACGAATTGCAGTTCGTCATAGACCAGTTCGATGAACAGGTTGAGGCGGCTTAAATCAGGGCGATCAGGGGTGGCCAGATTGACGGCATCCAGGTGAAAGGCCGGCCCACGGTTGTCCTGTAGACTGCTCATCTCCGCCTGGCCCTGCAGGGAGGGGATGAAGAAAAATCCCGACAGGATCAAGCAGCGTATCATTTGTTTATACATAACGCACTCCTCTCAAG is a window encoding:
- a CDS encoding LD-carboxypeptidase — its product is MTIRKPEKLNRGDLIGILSPASPPFGEKKEQYDKGVQYLLDRGYRIIEGPHVFEEYGYLAGTDAERAEDLNTLFAHPDVRALFCSRGGYGTPRLLDKIDYAAIKKHPKILVGYSDITCLQLALYAKTGLISYSGPMVAVEMGKGIHPLTEKHFWPLLTSTRRMAMKARVAEFKPQRIHPGTAEGRLLGGCLSLIAPLLGTDYQPDFRGAILVLEDIGEEVYNIDRYLVQFKYAGILKQINGLVFGQFLETVDEEKTSPDLSLDEVIHEYTHDLAIPILANFPYGHNEIKYTLPIGCRVRL
- a CDS encoding GWxTD domain-containing protein, which gives rise to MYKQMIRCLILSGFFFIPSLQGQAEMSSLQDNRGPAFHLDAVNLATPDRPDLSRLNLFIELVYDELQFVKMSDVYEAEYEISIIIYDKDGEQVDGKTFQEKVSVAEFDQTNKRTSYNQTNRTFDLEPGSYKIEVTLQDPESGQSSRIKRNITLQDFSKNELAISDIIWVSEVGLDSSGYVQSIRPQVSDPLKGLSSPSYAYFEIYNPENLSNVSVDYELRREHKKKTIKARLLENISGEKRIIYFPIQADSLSHGIYHLIVKARAGKEEAKVNKTFYVRWSILPVNARDLDEAIDQTRYIATKEEWKRLKKAKDGQRLEEYKKFWLRRDQTPGTELNEAMESYYTRIEYANQNFSAMQFQGWRTDRGMVYIILGPPDDVERNAYPRYSKPYEIWYYYRYNTEFAFLDATGFGDFHLETPYSVYEFQRLIDR